In Promicromonospora sp. Populi, one genomic interval encodes:
- a CDS encoding FAD-binding and (Fe-S)-binding domain-containing protein, with the protein MNGGGMTHTDADAEAARTAREQAEARAAVEAERLRRESEERRKAARRDADHAAEAAREAVADALRTVVDGVVDTSTRRRAEYSTDASNYRVVPEGVLFPESVDDVVAALGVLRELGVPITARGAGTSVAGNSVGPGVVLDLGRHLNRVLSIDPERRTARVQPGTVMSTLQAQAKGHGLRFGPDPSTQNRATLGGMIGNNACGPHAVAYGRTADNVVSLEVVDGAGRRFTAGSGDPEFKSVPGLKDLVRDNLALIRTEFGRFGRQVSGYSLEHLLPENGSNLARALVGTEGTLVTVLEAELNLVETPGAPTLAVLGYPDMATAADDVPRLLDHKPLAIEGLDARLVDVVRRAKGSSSVPALPAGAGWLMIEVGGSSQAEALGRADAIVAASTALDSVVLAAGPDATKMWQIRADGAGLAGRTPAGEQAWPGWEDSAVPPEKLGPYLRDLQALMDRYGVDGLPYGHFGDGCVHLRIDIPLETSGSVLRTFMIEAAELVASYGGSLSGEHGDGRARSELLPLIYSPEAIALMEQFKALFDPKDLLNPGVVVRPRAVDVDLRRPAAAPVRTKLPLVGKGSGHGVRRTSGYEGFSFSHDHNDLTTAVHRCVGVGKCRVDHSGSNASGDFMCPSYQATKDEKDVTRGRARVLQEAMNGTLVGGLSAPEVRESLDLCLSCKACSSDCPAGVDMAQYKSEVLYRTYRGKLRPVDHYALGWLPRWARLAGAVPELVNGLLGVKWIGKAVLWAGGMDTRRSMPKFAEVPFRQWWARGGATHGVPGLQVTDEEGLGVPGREGATAARLATKPKVVLWTDSFSDTLSPGVPQAALKVLTKAGYSVIVPDEQACCGLTWISTGQLDGARRRLLGLLEVLGPYAVNGIPIMGLEPSCTAVLRSDLLDLFPDDPRAQAVARMTRTPAELLTSSDTPDEWELPSLADITAVVQPHCHQHSVMGFEADQNLLKQGGAQVEVLAGCCGLAGNFGMQKGHYETSVAVAENALLPALRKAAPGTTYLADGFSCRTQALDLMGVEGKSLLEVIAERL; encoded by the coding sequence ATGAACGGCGGCGGTATGACCCACACCGACGCCGACGCCGAGGCCGCCCGCACCGCGCGCGAGCAGGCCGAGGCCCGCGCCGCCGTCGAGGCGGAACGCCTCCGCCGCGAGAGCGAGGAACGGCGCAAGGCCGCGCGGCGGGACGCCGATCATGCCGCCGAGGCCGCCCGGGAGGCGGTCGCGGACGCGCTGCGCACGGTCGTGGACGGCGTCGTCGACACCAGCACGCGCCGCCGCGCCGAGTACTCCACCGACGCGTCGAACTACCGGGTGGTCCCCGAGGGGGTGCTCTTCCCCGAGAGCGTCGACGACGTCGTTGCCGCACTCGGTGTGCTGCGCGAGCTCGGGGTGCCGATCACAGCACGCGGCGCAGGCACGTCCGTCGCCGGCAACTCGGTGGGCCCCGGGGTTGTGCTCGACCTGGGGCGGCACCTCAACCGGGTGCTGAGCATCGACCCGGAGCGGCGCACGGCCCGGGTCCAGCCGGGCACCGTCATGTCCACCCTCCAGGCTCAGGCCAAGGGCCACGGCCTGCGCTTCGGCCCCGACCCGAGCACCCAGAACCGCGCGACGCTCGGCGGCATGATCGGCAACAACGCGTGCGGCCCGCACGCGGTCGCGTACGGGCGCACCGCCGACAACGTGGTCTCGCTGGAGGTGGTCGACGGCGCCGGGCGGCGGTTCACCGCGGGCTCCGGCGACCCCGAGTTCAAGTCCGTCCCAGGCCTCAAGGACCTCGTCCGGGACAACCTGGCCCTGATCCGCACGGAGTTCGGCCGGTTCGGCCGGCAGGTCTCGGGCTACTCGCTGGAGCACCTCCTGCCCGAGAACGGCTCGAACCTGGCCCGCGCGCTCGTGGGCACGGAGGGCACGCTCGTCACGGTCCTGGAGGCGGAGCTCAACCTGGTGGAGACACCGGGCGCGCCCACGCTCGCCGTCCTCGGTTATCCCGACATGGCCACGGCCGCCGACGACGTACCCCGCCTCCTGGACCACAAGCCGCTGGCGATCGAGGGGCTGGACGCGCGGCTGGTCGACGTCGTCCGGCGGGCCAAGGGCAGCTCGTCGGTGCCCGCGCTGCCCGCGGGCGCCGGCTGGCTGATGATCGAGGTCGGCGGCTCGTCGCAGGCCGAGGCCCTGGGCCGGGCCGACGCGATAGTGGCGGCGTCGACGGCGCTGGACTCCGTGGTGCTGGCGGCAGGCCCGGACGCCACCAAGATGTGGCAGATCCGCGCCGACGGCGCCGGCCTCGCCGGCCGCACGCCCGCGGGGGAGCAGGCGTGGCCCGGCTGGGAGGACTCGGCGGTGCCGCCCGAGAAGCTGGGGCCGTACCTGCGTGACCTGCAGGCCCTCATGGACCGCTACGGCGTGGACGGCCTGCCGTACGGGCACTTCGGCGACGGGTGTGTGCACCTGCGGATCGACATCCCGCTGGAGACGTCGGGGTCGGTGCTGCGCACCTTCATGATCGAGGCCGCGGAGCTCGTCGCGAGCTACGGCGGCTCCCTGTCCGGCGAGCACGGCGACGGGCGCGCCCGGTCCGAGCTGCTGCCCCTGATCTACTCGCCCGAGGCGATAGCGCTGATGGAGCAGTTCAAGGCACTGTTCGACCCGAAGGACCTGCTCAACCCCGGCGTCGTCGTGCGGCCACGGGCCGTGGACGTCGACCTGCGTCGCCCGGCCGCGGCCCCGGTGCGCACCAAGCTGCCGCTGGTCGGGAAGGGCTCCGGGCACGGCGTCCGGCGCACGTCCGGGTACGAGGGCTTCTCGTTCTCGCACGACCACAACGACCTGACGACGGCGGTGCATCGCTGCGTCGGCGTCGGGAAGTGCCGGGTGGACCACTCCGGGTCGAACGCGTCTGGCGACTTCATGTGCCCCAGCTACCAGGCCACCAAGGACGAGAAGGACGTCACCCGCGGCCGCGCCCGCGTGCTGCAGGAGGCGATGAACGGGACCCTGGTCGGCGGGCTGTCGGCGCCCGAGGTCCGCGAGTCGCTGGACCTGTGCTTGTCGTGCAAGGCGTGCTCCAGCGACTGCCCCGCCGGCGTCGACATGGCGCAGTACAAGTCGGAGGTGTTGTACCGGACCTACCGCGGCAAGCTGCGCCCCGTGGACCACTACGCCCTGGGCTGGTTGCCCCGCTGGGCCCGGCTCGCCGGGGCGGTGCCGGAGCTGGTCAACGGCCTGCTGGGCGTCAAGTGGATCGGCAAGGCGGTGCTGTGGGCGGGCGGCATGGACACCCGCCGGTCGATGCCGAAGTTCGCCGAGGTGCCGTTCCGGCAGTGGTGGGCCCGCGGCGGTGCCACGCACGGTGTCCCCGGCCTGCAGGTCACGGACGAGGAGGGGCTGGGGGTACCCGGGCGCGAGGGCGCGACGGCGGCCCGGCTCGCGACCAAGCCGAAGGTGGTGCTCTGGACCGACTCGTTCAGCGACACGCTCTCGCCCGGGGTCCCGCAGGCGGCGCTGAAGGTGCTGACCAAGGCCGGGTACTCCGTGATCGTGCCCGACGAGCAGGCCTGCTGCGGCCTCACCTGGATCTCGACCGGCCAGCTCGACGGCGCTCGGCGTCGTCTGCTGGGGCTCTTGGAGGTGCTCGGCCCGTACGCGGTGAACGGCATCCCGATCATGGGGCTGGAGCCGTCGTGCACGGCCGTGCTGCGCTCCGACCTGCTCGACCTGTTCCCGGACGACCCGCGCGCGCAGGCCGTCGCCCGCATGACACGCACGCCCGCCGAGCTGCTGACGTCGTCCGACACCCCGGACGAATGGGAGCTGCCCTCCCTGGCCGACATCACCGCGGTGGTCCAGCCGCACTGCCACCAGCACTCCGTGATGGGGTTCGAGGCGGACCAGAACCTGCTCAAGCAGGGCGGCGCGCAGGTCGAGGTGCTCGCGGGCTGCTGCGGCCTGGCCGGCAACTTCGGCATGCAGAAGGGTCACTACGAGACGTCGGTGGCGGTAGCGGAGAACGCGCTGCTGCCCGCGCTGCGGAAGGCAGCCCCCGGGACCACCTACCTGGCCGACGGCTTCTCCTGCCGCACCCAGGCACTGGACCTGATGGGAGTGGAGGGCAAGTCCCTCCTGGAGGTCATTGCGGAACGGCTGTAG
- a CDS encoding OsmC family peroxiredoxin, whose translation MPARTARTAWNGTFQEGSGQVELSSSGVGTFDVSWPRRIADEAEGVTSPEELLAASHSSCFTMAFTNELGLAGGTPEQIEVSAVVTLGPDPAGGVRVNKSALTVRGFATGIDEAGFKAAAEAAKAGCPISKALTGVDQITLDVTFEA comes from the coding sequence ATGCCAGCACGTACCGCCCGCACCGCCTGGAACGGCACCTTCCAGGAGGGGTCAGGACAGGTCGAGCTCTCGTCGTCGGGCGTCGGCACGTTCGACGTGTCGTGGCCGCGGCGCATCGCCGACGAGGCCGAGGGCGTCACCAGCCCCGAGGAGCTCCTCGCGGCCTCGCACTCGTCCTGCTTCACGATGGCGTTCACCAACGAGCTGGGTCTCGCAGGTGGCACGCCGGAGCAGATCGAGGTCTCGGCCGTCGTGACGCTCGGGCCGGACCCGGCCGGAGGCGTCCGCGTCAACAAGAGCGCGCTGACCGTGCGCGGGTTCGCCACGGGCATCGACGAGGCGGGCTTCAAGGCCGCAGCCGAGGCCGCCAAGGCCGGCTGCCCGATCTCGAAGGCCCTGACCGGCGTAGACCAGATCACGCTGGACGTAACTTTCGAAGCCTGA
- a CDS encoding RNA polymerase sigma factor: MEHRTGWAHDERWFSALFDAHSRALYSYFVRRLPDGGRAPDAEDLAAEVLAIAWRRRDDVPDGAELPWMYRTAGYVLANHRRKMRALPVAIVPDEPDDVDPAMLAVTDDAVRQVLSRLAPRDRRILLLVAWDGLSGDDLAQVLGVSRGGADAALSRARARLRDAWDAHEQAVDA; encoded by the coding sequence GTGGAGCATAGAACTGGCTGGGCGCACGATGAACGCTGGTTCAGTGCGCTCTTCGACGCGCACTCGCGCGCCCTCTACTCGTACTTTGTGCGCCGGCTGCCCGACGGCGGCCGCGCCCCCGACGCCGAGGACCTCGCCGCAGAGGTGCTCGCCATCGCGTGGCGTCGGCGCGACGACGTGCCCGACGGCGCCGAGCTGCCGTGGATGTACCGCACCGCCGGGTACGTGCTGGCGAACCACCGGCGCAAGATGCGGGCGCTGCCGGTCGCGATAGTTCCCGACGAGCCGGACGACGTCGACCCCGCGATGCTGGCCGTCACCGACGACGCAGTGCGCCAGGTGCTGTCCCGGCTGGCTCCGCGCGACCGGCGCATCCTGTTGCTCGTCGCCTGGGACGGGCTGTCGGGCGACGATCTCGCCCAGGTGCTGGGTGTATCCAGGGGTGGGGCGGACGCCGCCCTGTCCCGCGCGCGGGCGCGCCTTCGTGACGCGTGGGACGCCCACGAGCAAGCGGTGGACGCATGA
- a CDS encoding glycosyl hydrolase family 18 protein, translating into MNQANAAEVEPAATAGTSAINGFRSVGYFTQWGVYGRGYQVKQIDTSGVADELTHINYAFANIHNQSLECFEANKAQGTGPEGSDGAGDAWADYGMGYTAANSVSGAADTWDQPLAGSFNQLKQLKAKHPDIKVLMSIGGWTWSKNFSLAAATDASRQKFVSSCINMFIKGNLPVIDGRGGAGAAAGVFDGFDIDWEWPGSPNGNVGNHVDPVNDARNFKLLLAEFREQLDALGATTGKDYELSAFLPANPADVEDGGWNDPEIFESLDFGNVQGYDLHGAWEPTLTGHQGNLYDDPADPRAAARQFSADLAVQTYVDNGVDPAQLGLGLAMYGRGWSGATSSTPWGTATGAASGQWEPGINDYDVIKNSGTGYYDPYLGAAWRHDGNTWWSYDNTQSVTTKAQYIRSQGLGGAMWWDLSGDRSGELTGALQGVLGTGAPGPVEGGGPTDPTDPPTDPPTDPPTDPPGACTSAAWSASAIYTNGSTVSHAGHEWRAKWWTQNETPGTTGEWGVWVDLGAC; encoded by the coding sequence ATGAACCAGGCGAACGCGGCAGAGGTAGAGCCCGCGGCGACCGCCGGCACCTCGGCAATCAATGGCTTCCGCAGCGTCGGGTACTTCACGCAATGGGGCGTGTACGGACGCGGCTACCAGGTCAAGCAGATCGACACGTCGGGTGTTGCCGACGAGCTGACCCACATCAACTACGCCTTCGCGAACATCCACAACCAGAGCCTCGAGTGCTTCGAGGCCAACAAGGCCCAGGGCACCGGCCCTGAAGGGTCCGACGGCGCCGGCGACGCCTGGGCCGACTACGGCATGGGCTACACGGCGGCGAACTCGGTCTCCGGCGCGGCGGACACCTGGGACCAGCCCCTGGCCGGCTCGTTCAACCAGCTCAAGCAGCTCAAGGCGAAGCACCCCGACATCAAGGTGCTGATGTCCATCGGCGGATGGACCTGGTCCAAGAACTTCTCGCTCGCCGCGGCCACTGACGCCTCGCGTCAGAAGTTCGTGTCGAGCTGTATCAACATGTTCATCAAGGGCAACCTGCCGGTCATCGACGGCCGCGGTGGTGCTGGTGCCGCCGCCGGTGTCTTCGACGGTTTCGACATCGACTGGGAGTGGCCGGGCTCGCCGAACGGCAACGTCGGCAACCACGTCGACCCCGTGAACGACGCACGCAACTTCAAGCTTCTGCTCGCGGAGTTCCGCGAGCAGCTCGATGCGCTGGGCGCGACGACGGGCAAGGACTACGAGCTCTCCGCGTTCCTGCCGGCCAACCCCGCTGACGTCGAGGACGGCGGCTGGAACGACCCCGAGATCTTCGAGTCCCTCGACTTCGGCAACGTCCAGGGCTACGACCTGCACGGCGCCTGGGAGCCGACGCTGACCGGGCACCAGGGCAACCTCTACGACGACCCCGCCGACCCGCGGGCCGCCGCACGGCAGTTCAGCGCCGACCTCGCAGTGCAGACGTACGTGGACAACGGGGTCGACCCCGCGCAGCTCGGCCTCGGCCTGGCCATGTACGGCCGCGGCTGGTCCGGCGCGACGTCGTCCACCCCGTGGGGCACCGCTACCGGCGCGGCCTCGGGCCAGTGGGAGCCGGGCATCAACGACTACGACGTCATCAAGAACTCCGGCACCGGCTACTACGACCCCTACCTCGGCGCCGCCTGGCGGCACGACGGCAACACCTGGTGGTCGTACGACAACACGCAGTCCGTGACGACCAAGGCCCAGTACATCCGGTCGCAGGGCCTGGGCGGGGCCATGTGGTGGGACCTGTCCGGTGACCGGTCCGGCGAGCTCACCGGGGCGCTGCAGGGTGTGCTCGGCACTGGTGCGCCGGGGCCCGTGGAAGGCGGCGGCCCGACCGACCCGACCGACCCGCCGACCGACCCGCCGACGGATCCCCCGACGGACCCGCCGGGTGCCTGCACGTCGGCCGCCTGGAGCGCCTCGGCGATCTACACGAACGGCAGCACCGTGTCGCACGCCGGGCACGAGTGGCGCGCCAAGTGGTGGACCCAGAACGAGACGCCCGGCACCACGGGCGAGTGGGGCGTGTGGGTAGACCTCGGCGCCTGCTGA
- a CDS encoding helix-turn-helix domain-containing protein translates to MAVLEVETADAWEDVVSSCFVPLNCLGFEPAFHGRMAHAALDAGLSVSLVTTSGTSAERSARLAAHAGSDDLHLSLQRSATGLVCAGGQRVAVRSGSVSVYATDAPYYLDYSAPGQQQLIVQVSRSSLGLPRDLLDAARRRLAVPGLAAARTLFGFVAGQVPGGVGADLWVADAAVVARDLAVAMLRSSFATAPVLPRTPDGLRVAVLDFVRENAAEPTLDVDGIARRHYVSRRRLYDLFEALGTTPGEHLRAVRLRAAAERLADPADLRTVADIGYACGFDDATTFTRAFRRVFGVTPREFRAG, encoded by the coding sequence GTGGCAGTTCTCGAGGTCGAGACCGCGGACGCGTGGGAGGACGTCGTCAGCAGCTGCTTCGTGCCCCTGAACTGCCTCGGGTTCGAGCCCGCCTTCCACGGCCGGATGGCGCACGCGGCCCTGGACGCGGGGCTGTCCGTGTCGCTCGTGACGACGTCCGGCACCAGCGCCGAGCGGTCCGCCCGGCTCGCGGCGCACGCCGGGAGCGACGACCTGCACCTGTCCCTGCAGCGGTCCGCGACCGGGCTGGTGTGTGCGGGCGGCCAGCGAGTCGCCGTCCGGAGCGGGTCCGTCTCCGTCTACGCGACCGATGCGCCGTACTACCTCGACTACTCGGCCCCGGGGCAGCAGCAGCTCATCGTGCAGGTCTCGCGGTCCTCACTGGGACTGCCGCGCGATCTGCTGGACGCGGCCCGACGTCGGCTCGCCGTGCCCGGCTTGGCGGCGGCGCGGACGCTGTTCGGGTTTGTGGCCGGTCAGGTGCCGGGGGGCGTGGGTGCTGACCTTTGGGTGGCCGACGCCGCCGTCGTCGCCCGGGACCTGGCCGTCGCGATGCTCCGGTCCTCCTTCGCGACGGCGCCCGTGCTGCCCCGGACGCCGGACGGGCTGCGGGTCGCGGTGCTCGACTTCGTGCGGGAGAACGCGGCCGAACCGACGCTCGACGTCGACGGGATCGCGCGCCGGCACTACGTGTCGCGGCGTCGGCTCTACGACCTGTTCGAGGCGCTGGGCACCACACCGGGGGAGCATCTGCGCGCGGTGCGGCTCCGGGCCGCGGCTGAGCGGCTGGCGGACCCGGCTGACCTGCGGACCGTCGCCGACATCGGATATGCCTGCGGGTTCGATGACGCCACGACGTTCACCAGGGCCTTCCGCCGGGTTTTCGGTGTAACTCCGCGAGAGTTCCGAGCGGGTTAA
- a CDS encoding aldehyde dehydrogenase family protein produces MAFFDQAGWDGRAYIGGWVTTGSTVDVVSPATGEKLATVAEGSAADVDQAVTLAVAAQHDWAGRPAEERATILRRAAAALEAHQDVLVDWLVKEAGSGQGKAAFELGLVAAELHLASGTATMPYGQLLASGHPRLSLARRRPVGVVGVIAPFNFPGILAMRSVAPALALGNAVVLKPDPRTSVAGGLFLAAVLEEAGVPAGVFSVVPGGVAAGTALVEHPRVPVISFTGSTAAGRKIGETAGRLLKRAHLELGGNNALVVLPDVDVTAAASAGAWGSFLHQGQICMTTGRHLVHEDIYDEYVGILAKKAAAIPVGDPATGAPLGPLIDAGQRDKVHSIVTDSVAAGATLAAGGTFDDLFYRPTVLSGVRPEHRAFTEEIFGPVAPVLRFDSVDEAIDLVNASEYGLSVAVLSGDAFGAFELGDRINTGVLHINDQTVDDEAPAPFGGTGASGTGARFGGHEANIEAFTETQWVTVQSQIQRYPF; encoded by the coding sequence ATGGCGTTCTTCGATCAGGCGGGCTGGGACGGCCGCGCATACATCGGCGGCTGGGTCACTACGGGGAGCACTGTGGACGTGGTCTCCCCCGCCACCGGCGAGAAGCTGGCGACGGTCGCTGAGGGCTCGGCCGCCGACGTCGACCAGGCAGTCACGCTGGCCGTGGCGGCGCAGCACGACTGGGCGGGCCGACCCGCCGAGGAGCGGGCGACGATCCTGCGCAGGGCCGCGGCAGCACTGGAAGCCCACCAGGACGTGCTGGTCGACTGGCTGGTCAAGGAGGCCGGGTCCGGCCAGGGCAAGGCCGCGTTCGAGCTGGGCCTGGTCGCCGCCGAGCTCCACCTCGCGTCGGGCACGGCCACCATGCCGTACGGGCAGCTTCTCGCCTCGGGTCACCCCAGGCTGTCGCTGGCCCGACGCCGCCCCGTCGGGGTGGTCGGCGTCATCGCCCCGTTCAACTTTCCCGGCATCCTCGCTATGCGTTCGGTCGCGCCCGCGCTCGCCCTCGGCAACGCGGTAGTGCTCAAGCCCGACCCGCGCACCTCGGTGGCCGGCGGCCTGTTCCTCGCCGCTGTGCTGGAGGAGGCGGGCGTTCCGGCGGGCGTGTTCAGCGTGGTCCCGGGCGGGGTGGCGGCCGGCACGGCGCTGGTCGAGCATCCGCGGGTCCCCGTCATCTCGTTCACGGGCTCCACCGCGGCGGGGCGCAAGATCGGCGAGACGGCCGGGCGGCTGCTCAAGCGGGCCCACCTGGAGCTCGGCGGCAACAACGCGCTGGTGGTGCTGCCCGACGTCGACGTCACCGCCGCCGCGTCCGCCGGAGCCTGGGGCTCGTTCCTGCACCAGGGCCAGATCTGCATGACCACCGGGCGGCACCTGGTGCACGAGGACATCTACGACGAGTACGTGGGGATCCTGGCCAAGAAGGCTGCGGCGATCCCGGTGGGCGACCCCGCGACGGGCGCCCCGCTGGGCCCGCTCATCGACGCGGGCCAGCGCGACAAGGTGCACTCGATTGTCACGGACTCCGTGGCAGCGGGCGCGACGCTCGCGGCCGGCGGCACGTTCGACGACCTGTTCTACCGGCCCACCGTGCTGTCCGGCGTACGCCCGGAGCACCGCGCGTTCACCGAGGAGATCTTCGGTCCGGTCGCCCCGGTGCTGCGGTTCGACTCCGTCGACGAGGCGATCGACCTGGTCAACGCCTCCGAGTACGGCCTGTCCGTGGCGGTCCTCAGCGGCGACGCGTTCGGGGCGTTCGAGCTGGGCGACCGCATCAACACCGGCGTGCTGCACATCAACGACCAGACGGTGGACGACGAGGCGCCCGCCCCGTTCGGCGGCACCGGCGCCTCCGGGACCGGCGCCCGGTTCGGCGGCCACGAGGCCAACATCGAGGCGTTCACCGAGACCCAGTGGGTCACGGTGCAGTCCCAGATCCAGCGCTACCCGTTCTGA
- a CDS encoding thiamine pyrophosphate-binding protein, whose product MTTVREAALDVLRAHGMTTIFGNPGSNELPFLADLPDDFEYVLGLHEGAVVGMADGYAQASGRRRL is encoded by the coding sequence ATGACGACGGTCCGCGAGGCAGCGCTCGACGTGCTGCGCGCCCACGGGATGACCACCATCTTCGGCAACCCCGGCTCGAACGAGCTGCCGTTCCTGGCCGATCTCCCAGACGACTTCGAGTACGTCCTGGGCCTGCACGAGGGCGCGGTGGTCGGCATGGCCGACGGCTACGCGCAGGCCTCGGGCCGGCGGCGTTTGTGA
- the mdlC gene encoding benzoylformate decarboxylase: MNLHAAAGTGNAMGALTNAVVAHSPLVITAGQQVRDQVGAEVMLANVGAPELARPLVKWSAEPLAARDVPRSISQAAHLAALAPAGPVYVSVPYDDWAQDAGAAAAHLAARHTSTAGGLPPETLAELVAALDTARSPVLVLGPDVDTAQVRAGAEIGVVQLAERLSAPVWIAPSASRCPFPTRHPAFRGVLPASIAGIARAVAGHDLVVVIGAPVFRYHQYEPGDYLPEGTRLLHITCDPGEAARAPMGDAIVADIGQAVRALSDAVAPAARPAPDPRDLPPVPDDDGSGRLDPATVLAAVAQGAPHDAIFVKESTSTTAMVFDHLDLTLPGSYYFPAAGGLGFGLPAAVGVQLAQPGRRVVALVGDGSANYGITALWTAAQHRVPVVFVILNNGTYAALRSFVNHMGVSGTPGIDIPGIDFVALAQGYGVSARRVSDVGQLREALAEALASEAPTLIEVPTTPTDPLAP; the protein is encoded by the coding sequence GTGAACCTGCACGCGGCGGCGGGCACGGGCAACGCGATGGGCGCGCTGACCAATGCCGTCGTGGCGCACAGCCCGCTGGTGATCACCGCGGGGCAGCAGGTCCGGGACCAGGTGGGCGCCGAGGTCATGCTGGCGAACGTCGGCGCGCCGGAGCTGGCCCGGCCGCTGGTGAAGTGGTCGGCGGAGCCGCTCGCGGCCCGCGACGTCCCCCGCTCCATCAGCCAGGCCGCGCACCTGGCGGCCCTGGCGCCCGCCGGGCCCGTGTACGTCTCGGTGCCGTACGACGACTGGGCGCAGGACGCCGGGGCCGCCGCCGCGCACCTCGCCGCGCGGCACACGAGCACGGCCGGCGGCCTGCCGCCCGAGACCCTGGCGGAGCTGGTCGCCGCGCTCGACACGGCCCGCAGCCCCGTCCTGGTGCTGGGGCCCGACGTCGACACGGCGCAGGTCCGGGCCGGTGCCGAGATCGGCGTCGTACAACTTGCCGAGCGGCTGAGCGCGCCGGTGTGGATCGCGCCGTCGGCGAGCCGCTGCCCCTTCCCCACGCGGCACCCCGCCTTCCGGGGTGTGCTGCCGGCGTCGATCGCCGGCATCGCGCGAGCCGTTGCCGGGCACGACCTGGTAGTCGTGATCGGCGCACCCGTGTTCCGGTACCACCAGTACGAGCCGGGCGACTACCTGCCCGAGGGCACCCGCCTGCTGCACATCACCTGCGACCCGGGCGAGGCGGCCCGGGCACCGATGGGCGACGCGATAGTGGCCGACATCGGGCAGGCGGTGCGCGCGTTGTCAGACGCCGTAGCGCCCGCGGCCCGGCCGGCCCCCGATCCGCGCGACCTGCCGCCCGTGCCCGACGACGACGGCTCGGGCCGGCTGGATCCCGCCACCGTTCTGGCCGCCGTGGCGCAGGGGGCGCCGCACGACGCGATCTTCGTCAAGGAGTCCACGTCCACCACCGCGATGGTGTTCGACCACCTCGACCTGACCCTGCCGGGCAGCTACTACTTTCCCGCCGCGGGCGGGCTCGGGTTCGGGTTGCCCGCCGCCGTCGGGGTGCAGCTCGCCCAGCCAGGACGGCGGGTGGTCGCGCTGGTCGGCGACGGCTCCGCCAACTACGGCATCACCGCCCTGTGGACGGCGGCGCAGCACCGGGTGCCGGTGGTCTTCGTGATCCTGAACAACGGGACCTACGCGGCGCTGCGCTCGTTCGTCAACCACATGGGGGTCTCGGGCACACCCGGGATCGACATCCCTGGGATCGACTTCGTCGCCCTGGCCCAGGGATACGGGGTCTCGGCGCGGCGGGTGTCCGACGTCGGACAGCTGCGCGAGGCCCTGGCCGAAGCCCTGGCGAGCGAGGCACCCACCCTGATCGAGGTTCCGACCACACCGACCGACCCGTTGGCGCCGTGA
- a CDS encoding ABC transporter substrate-binding protein, producing MAQTTRTAAAVAAVAIALSLAACSGSEEPPAEDSLTPVTVGVIPITDTAALWLGDQEGFFEEEGIDLTIETTDGGATSMAGVVSGDYDFAFSNMVSLMVAQDQGLPVRYVTNGTSVEGTEEGFGAVVVPEDSDIEQPADLVGRTVSVNNLSNITGATASYAVEQDGGDPNGIDYVELPFPDMPAALASGNIDAAMIVEPFLTAVRDEGARVVAWNYQAIPDMDIAGYFATTETIESDPELVERFTRAMNRSLERAGEDPEAVRAVVGTYTEISEDARARMNLPVFRTEFNVAAAEELGEALVRYGIVENAPDVAAILPQ from the coding sequence ATGGCCCAGACAACCAGGACGGCGGCCGCCGTGGCCGCCGTCGCGATCGCACTGTCCCTCGCCGCCTGCTCAGGTAGTGAGGAGCCGCCCGCGGAGGACAGCCTGACGCCCGTGACGGTCGGCGTCATCCCGATCACGGACACCGCAGCCCTCTGGCTCGGCGACCAGGAGGGGTTCTTCGAGGAGGAGGGGATCGACCTCACCATCGAGACCACGGACGGCGGCGCCACCTCGATGGCGGGCGTCGTGTCCGGCGACTACGACTTCGCGTTCTCCAACATGGTGTCGCTCATGGTGGCCCAGGACCAGGGGCTCCCCGTGCGGTACGTGACCAACGGGACCTCGGTCGAGGGCACCGAGGAGGGCTTCGGCGCCGTGGTGGTGCCCGAGGACTCGGACATCGAGCAGCCCGCCGACCTGGTGGGGCGGACCGTGTCGGTGAACAACCTGTCCAACATCACCGGCGCCACCGCGAGCTATGCGGTGGAGCAGGACGGCGGCGACCCGAACGGGATCGACTACGTCGAGCTGCCGTTCCCCGACATGCCGGCAGCGCTCGCGAGCGGCAACATCGACGCCGCGATGATCGTCGAGCCGTTCCTCACCGCGGTCCGCGACGAGGGCGCACGCGTCGTGGCGTGGAACTATCAGGCGATCCCCGACATGGACATCGCCGGGTACTTCGCCACGACCGAGACCATCGAGTCGGACCCCGAGCTCGTGGAGCGGTTCACGCGGGCGATGAACAGGTCGCTCGAACGCGCGGGCGAGGACCCGGAGGCGGTGCGCGCGGTGGTCGGCACGTACACCGAGATCAGCGAGGACGCCCGGGCCAGGATGAACCTTCCGGTCTTCCGCACGGAGTTCAACGTGGCGGCTGCCGAGGAGCTCGGCGAGGCGCTTGTGCGGTACGGGATAGTCGAAAATGCGCCCGATGTGGCCGCGATCCTGCCTCAGTAG